The following coding sequences lie in one Cloeon dipterum chromosome 1, ieCloDipt1.1, whole genome shotgun sequence genomic window:
- the LOC135934532 gene encoding nucleoporin NUP188-like isoform X1, translating to MESYSNCKELWADLSATGVTLSEDNVNQILQTRKDQLLNGILCFKKSKSETAKRPNASTTESKNVKTLINLISDTISVDSEVARRMLEQYLMYQFRGEGRTIERYLSDTVLKMGLLADIWTSVLRESIFLLHSVKLILSPPAEHPYKALFDSFAEGLDADVVMEKLLAQLECLLEESPPTIKTLEDEWIASMLSRRMILCQSFMLLKKIAPVKTVVKLINLFKEKKFSQQLTSEGHKSLASLVSFSQTCLLIHLILQLPKLENTDLVKEKSAIAQLREIVCSLESKNGGLLKLAYNASFYTGPEDDAMALVVSAFEEDQFEYIHAILTAINDTGDSVMIAKVSLMFFELLDVMVDRYYVTGFSNFPMFFSTCALILSQPNTGAILWGQDECSLRALFRLSLDYFPHLSQRILHLLIASAKADKLNEMLKIIADVDMYTEEKSVNSISVLLGQDNDVSLVDDMSVMDSLLTIPAGTQGVISHQNSPHPLVHWSIRYNFWDALYNQLIKINAELRRNQSFNLEKALLILKCIHSVLEAGILDDYNMTNTIHESFLLIEIACQMSVPPAELLAQGLEILRALMHAHKSRVCEMAAQTRLVPCWLGPGPPSLLGQVEYGVWQHLLLGLHITPAMSSLLKAYLRFLIVLAESDSSDASCESVLAAGFLVVTQNIFPGHTEWLYPRLRDEETIGVLCLQFTQALINKGENWEKLVVECLLKTKASMTLMQLAASGEDHIENILVRESSFYSTRSRRLLLKIRLSLSLLNQALLKRHIVLGECSRDCILLQQLSSSHQVESDNFYFRLSLYLQSRLHPYLPTLAVKVLQQVFEVLPVSLRFYLRMDDTLIRNTLEMHLLAHDSFPPLRAALLDLLTNCVRTSTQSALLVLMFTERSKEKEVQALPPEGAKSDTLDFILSTLQEAKEDPTTVHSEVYKAAVDFCEACWVAPVLYVLKSIVSSKNFWEVFTTPLLKYEISNEEQFLQLLRVLYIEIVRPKFPPEELDKALKNFAQNRLLQWNTFVMEKLKDIGDESDAKIDSLCRVWSNLIVALLKKRKTLLDDHCICELTEAHLDLLIHSLSEVGDIPHAVISTQVLLHLVTSSSSFKDLGDSFTEKVVKLAELVGRRYSYMKPATRTTLLSILVKSLTCEAFSAQQANRSGFDSHVCDIVSKESMEGRRLGLHKGGETMAYVLVLRLLQVSGDKLFNFGSEMMFSCLVKDAVSLIRERKSALCPEIILKTLVLAASTPSLSAKIGPANLKLMWMALLDLKVDMAGNKDAAEWDVVYEQGVYLASAMVDTNQQSCRAEVATFLVDHRAHLISRLVSMRSSQDRKTLMIISQIVHLLASLSAQLCRHQHALQTYVMGVLACLNLVLTFMVRPKAPLESGSKASMQPAQPWKSVNEKSNLLMSVAEGCVQFLLTVCQPSGQLSRRTLFADWRQCRLVLIDDGMDHFTQNTVTGHSFTFSNMFNLATNCLLFVDQLRTYSRSQWYNEPDLALADEAVTLRVMKICIDLLLQQARVKILQQPDCITFRTNFKHDMENVIEMIKMKIFNKNEVRNVRRDKTLSNRALLNLSADSSRLVAR from the exons ATGGAATCATACAG cAATTGCAAAGAACTTTGGGCTGACCTGTCTGCCACAGGTGTAACTCTGAGTGAGGACAACGTCAATCAGATATTACAAACTCGCAAAGATCAGCTGCTGAACGGCATCCTGTGTTTCAAGAAGTCAAAAAGTGAAACTGCTAAAAGGCCAAATGCTAGCACAACTGAATCAAAAAATGTCAAGACTCTTATTAATCTCATCTCAGACACGATT AGTGTCGACAGTGAAGTTGCGCGAAGAATGCTGGAGCAATACTTGATGTACCAATTTAGGGGCGAGGGACGCACCATTGAACGCTACCTTTCGGACACAGTTCTGAAAATGGGTCTGCTAGCTGACATCTGGACCTCTGTGTTGCGAGAGAGCATTTTCCTGCTGCACAGCGTCAAACTGATACTCTCGCCACCAGCAGAACATCCCTACAAAGCTCTATTTGACAGTTTTGCCGAAGGTTTAGATGCTGATGTGGTCATGGAAAAACTTCTCGCGCAACTTGAGTGTCTCTTGGAAGAGTCACCGCCCACAATAAAAACTTTGGAAGACGAGTGGATTGCTTCAATGCTGTCGCGACGAATGATCTTGTGCCAATCATTCATGCTCCTGAAGAAGATAGCGCCAGTCAAAACTGTCGTTAAACTAATAAATCTATTTAAG gagaaaaaattcagTCAACAACTTACTAGCGAGGGACACAAAAGTCTTGCATCCTTAGTGAGCTTCAGCCAAACATGCCTTCTGATTCATTTGATCCTGCAGTTGCCAAAACTAGAAAACAC CGACTTGGTGAAAGAGAAGAGTGCCATAGCTCAGCTACGTGAGATTGTTTGCAGTCTTGAAAGCAAGAATGGAGGCCTTCTCAAACTTGCATACAACGCCTCCTTCTACACTGGCCCAGAAGACGATGCGATGGCGCTTGTCGTGTCTGCTTTCGAGGAAGaccaatttgaatatattcaCGCAATTTTGACTGCAATCAATGACACT GGAGATTCTGTAATGATCGCAAAGGTTTCACTCATGTTCTTTGAGCTGCTGGATGTGATGGTTGACCGATACTATGTCACTGGATTCAGCAACTTTCCCATGTTCTTCAGCACTTGTGCTTTGATATTGAGCCAACCTAACACCGGTGCCATTCTTTGGGGACAAGATGAATGCTCCCTGCGAGCCCTGTTCAGGCTCAGCCTGGATTACTTCCCACACCTGTCACAGCGAATCTTGCATCTACTGATTGCTTCAGCAAAAGCAGACAAACTTAACGAG ATGTTAAAGATAATCGCAGATGTGGACATGTACACTGAGGAGAAAAGTGTTAATAGCATTAGCGTTCTCTTGGGCCAAGACAATGATGTAAGCCTAGTGGACGACATGTCCGTCATGGATAGTCTGCTCACTATTCCAGCTGGAACGCAAGGCGTAATTTCGCACCAAAACTCTCCCCATCCGCTGGTTCACTGGAGCATCAGATACAATTTTTGGGACGCTCTCTACAACCAATTGATCAAGATTAATGCAGAG CTTCGCCGCAACCAAAGTTTCAATCTTGAGAAGGCGCTTCTCATTCTGAAATGCATCCACTCTGTTCTGGAAGCAGGAATACTTGATGACTATAACATGACTAATACTATTCACGAGTCGTTTCTCCTCATAGAAAT TGCGTGCCAAATGAGCGTTCCCCCAGCTGAACTACTGGCCCAGGGCTTAGAGATTTTGCGAGCGCTGATGCACGCACACAAGAGCCGTGTTTGCGAGATGGCTGCTCAAACGCGACTGGTGCCTTGTTGGTTGGGTCCTGGGCCGCCATCACTTCTCGGCCAGGTTGAGTATGGCGTCTGGCAGCATCTGCTCCTTGGACTGCACATAACGCCGGCCATGAGCTCCTTGCTTAAGGCTTACCTGCGGTTTTTGATTGTACTTGCTGAG aGCGATTCTTCTGATGCATCATGCGAGAGTGTTTTGGCAGCAGGATTCCTGGTTGtcactcaaaatattttcccaggaCACACCGAGTGGTTGTATCCGAGACTGAGAGATGAAGAGACGATTGGTGTGCTTTGTCTGCAGTTCACCCAAGCGCTTATCAACAAGGGAGAAAA TTGGGAAAAACTAGTTGTTGAGTGCCTTCTGAAGACTAAAGCAAGCATGACGCTGATGCAGCTTGCAGCCTCGGGCGAGGATCACATTGAAAACATACTAGTAAGAGAGTCTTCTTTCTACTCAACAAGATCAAGAAGACTGCTGCTCAAGATCAGACTGAGTCTTTCTCTACTGAACCAAGCACTGCTGAAAAGACACATAGTTCTg GGTGAATGTAGCAGGGACTGTATCCTGCTCCAGCAATTGAGTAGCAGTCACCAGGTTGAGTCTGACAACTTTTACTTCCGTCTGAGCCTCTACCTGCAGTCACGCCTGCATCCTTACCTGCCCACGCTGGCGGTCAAAGTCCTGCAGCAGGTGTTTGAAGTGTTGCCAGTGTCGCTTAGGTTTTACCTTCGAATGGATGACACTCTGATCCGCAACACGCTTGAGATGCACCTCCTTGCCCACGACTCATTTCCTCCCCTCAGGGCAGCTCTCCTCGACCTACTCACCAATTGTGTCAGGACAAGCACCCAATCCGCATTGTTGGTCCTTATGTTCACTGAACGAAGCAAAGaaaag GAGGTGCAAGCGCTCCCACCTGAAGGAGCCAAGTCGGACACTCTGGACTTCATTTTAAGCACTTTGCAAGAGGCCAAAGAAGACCCAACTACAGTTCACAGCGAAGTTTACAAGGCAGCAGTTGACTTTTGCGAGGCGTGCTGGGTTGCACCGGTTTTGTATGTCCTCAAAAGCATTGTGAGCAGCAAAAACTTCTGGGAAGTCTTCACCACTCCTCTACTGAAATACGAAAT AAGCAACGAAGAGCAATTTCTCCAACTGCTGAGGGTTCTCTACATAGAAATTGTTCGACCAAAGTTTCCACCTGAAGAGCTGGACAAGGCACTGAAGAATTTTGCCCAGAATCGCCTGCTTCAGTGGAATACT TTCGTCATGGAAAAGTTGAAAGATATTGGTGACGAGAGCGACGCGAAAATCGACTCTTTGTGCAGAGTTTGGAGCAACTTAATAGTCGCACTCTTAAAGAAAAGGAAGACTTTGCTTGACGACCACTGCATTTGTGAGCTGACTGAAGCGCACCTCGACTTACTCATCCACAGTCTCTCTGAGGTTGGGGATATTCCTCACGCAGTGATTTCAACCCAAGTTCTCCTCCACTTGGTCACCTCTTCCTCAAG TTTCAAAGACTTGGGCGATAGTTTTACTGAGAAAGTGGTCAAACTTGCTGAACTGGTGGGCAGACGGTACTCTTACATGAAACCAGCTACCAGAACTACGCTCCTGTCCATTCTGGTGAAGAGTCTTACATGTGAAGCGTTTAGTGCTCAGCAAG CCAATCGGTCTGGATTTGACAGTCACGTGTGTGACATTGTCAGCAAGGAGAGTATGGAAGGTCGTCGCTTGGGGCTGCACAAGGGCGGCGAAACCATGGCTTACGTCTTAGTCTTGCGTCTGCTTCAAGTTTCTGGCGATAAGCTGTTCAATTTTGGCTCCGAAATGATGTTCTCCTGCTTGGTGAAGGATGCTGTTTCATTGATTAGG GAGAGGAAAAGCGCATTGTGCCCCGAAATCATTCTCAAGACCCTGGTACTGGCAGCTTCAACCCCATCGCTTTCTGCTAAGATTGGACCCGCTAACTTGAAGCTCATGTGGATGGCTTTGCTAGATCTCAAAGTTGAcatg GCTGGAAACAAAGATGCTGCCGAGTGGGATGTAGTTTATGAGCAGGGAGTGTACCTTGCTAGCGCCATGGTGGACACCAACCAGCAGTCATGCCGAGCAGAGGTGGCCACCTTCCTGGTGGACCACAGGGCTCACTTAATTTCCCGGCTGGTGTCAATGCGAAGCAGCCAGGATCGCAAGACTCTGATGATCATCTCCCAAATCGTCCACTTGCTGGCTTCTCTGTCTGCACAGCTCTGCCGCCACCAGCACGCTCTCCAAACATATGTG ATGGGAGTGCTTGCCTGTTTGAACCTGGTCTTGACATTCATGGTGCGACCAAAGGCTCCTTTGGAATCGGGATCCAAGGCAtctatgcaacccgcgcaaCCCTGGAAATCTGTCAATGAGAAGAGTAATTT GCTCATGTCTGTTGCGGAAGGATGTGTACAGTTTCTTCTAACGGTGTGCCAGCCATCAGGCCAGTTGTCTCGCCGAACTCTCTTTGCAGACTGGAGACAGTGCCGGCTGGTGTTAATTGATGACGGCATGGATCATTTCACTCAAAATACTGTGACTGGTCATTCATTCACTTTTAGCAATATGTTCAATCTGGCAACAAACTGCTTGCTTTTTGTGGACCAACTAAGG ACTTACTCACGAAGCCAGTGGTACAATGAGCCAGATCTTGCCCTGGCGGATGAAGCTGTCACACTCAGGGTCATGAAAATTTGCATCGACCTGCTTCTGCAGCAGGctagagtgaaaattttgcagcaacCCGACTGCATCACTTTCAGAACAAACTTCAAACATGACAtg gaaaacGTCATCGAAATgataaagatgaaaatttttaacaaaaacgaAGTAAGAAATGTGCGTCGGGATAAGACTCTTTCGAACAGAGCCTTGCTCAACCTGTCTGCAGATTCTTCCCGTCTAGTGGCCAGataa
- the LOC135934532 gene encoding nucleoporin NUP188-like isoform X2 — protein sequence MESYSNCKELWADLSATGVTLSEDNVNQILQTRKDQLLNGILCFKKSKSETAKRPNASTTESKNVKTLINLISDTISVDSEVARRMLEQYLMYQFRGEGRTIERYLSDTVLKMGLLADIWTSVLRESIFLLHSVKLILSPPAEHPYKALFDSFAEGLDADVVMEKLLAQLECLLEESPPTIKTLEDEWIASMLSRRMILCQSFMLLKKIAPVKTVVKLINLFKEKKFSQQLTSEGHKSLASLVSFSQTCLLIHLILQLPKLENTDLVKEKSAIAQLREIVCSLESKNGGLLKLAYNASFYTGPEDDAMALVVSAFEEDQFEYIHAILTAINDTGDSVMIAKVSLMFFELLDVMVDRYYVTGFSNFPMFFSTCALILSQPNTGAILWGQDECSLRALFRLSLDYFPHLSQRILHLLIASAKADKLNEMLKIIADVDMYTEEKSVNSISVLLGQDNDVSLVDDMSVMDSLLTIPAGTQGVISHQNSPHPLVHWSIRYNFWDALYNQLIKINAELRRNQSFNLEKALLILKCIHSVLEAGILDDYNMTNTIHESFLLIEIACQMSVPPAELLAQGLEILRALMHAHKSRVCEMAAQTRLVPCWLGPGPPSLLGQVEYGVWQHLLLGLHITPAMSSLLKAYLRFLIVLAESDSSDASCESVLAAGFLVVTQNIFPGHTEWLYPRLRDEETIGVLCLQFTQALINKGENWEKLVVECLLKTKASMTLMQLAASGEDHIENILVRESSFYSTRSRRLLLKIRLSLSLLNQALLKRHIVLGECSRDCILLQQLSSSHQVESDNFYFRLSLYLQSRLHPYLPTLAVKVLQQVFEVLPVSLRFYLRMDDTLIRNTLEMHLLAHDSFPPLRAALLDLLTNCVRTSTQSALLVLMFTERSKEKEVQALPPEGAKSDTLDFILSTLQEAKEDPTTVHSEVYKAAVDFCEACWVAPVLYVLKSIVSSKNFWEVFTTPLLKYEINEEQFLQLLRVLYIEIVRPKFPPEELDKALKNFAQNRLLQWNTFVMEKLKDIGDESDAKIDSLCRVWSNLIVALLKKRKTLLDDHCICELTEAHLDLLIHSLSEVGDIPHAVISTQVLLHLVTSSSSFKDLGDSFTEKVVKLAELVGRRYSYMKPATRTTLLSILVKSLTCEAFSAQQANRSGFDSHVCDIVSKESMEGRRLGLHKGGETMAYVLVLRLLQVSGDKLFNFGSEMMFSCLVKDAVSLIRERKSALCPEIILKTLVLAASTPSLSAKIGPANLKLMWMALLDLKVDMAGNKDAAEWDVVYEQGVYLASAMVDTNQQSCRAEVATFLVDHRAHLISRLVSMRSSQDRKTLMIISQIVHLLASLSAQLCRHQHALQTYVMGVLACLNLVLTFMVRPKAPLESGSKASMQPAQPWKSVNEKSNLLMSVAEGCVQFLLTVCQPSGQLSRRTLFADWRQCRLVLIDDGMDHFTQNTVTGHSFTFSNMFNLATNCLLFVDQLRTYSRSQWYNEPDLALADEAVTLRVMKICIDLLLQQARVKILQQPDCITFRTNFKHDMENVIEMIKMKIFNKNEVRNVRRDKTLSNRALLNLSADSSRLVAR from the exons ATGGAATCATACAG cAATTGCAAAGAACTTTGGGCTGACCTGTCTGCCACAGGTGTAACTCTGAGTGAGGACAACGTCAATCAGATATTACAAACTCGCAAAGATCAGCTGCTGAACGGCATCCTGTGTTTCAAGAAGTCAAAAAGTGAAACTGCTAAAAGGCCAAATGCTAGCACAACTGAATCAAAAAATGTCAAGACTCTTATTAATCTCATCTCAGACACGATT AGTGTCGACAGTGAAGTTGCGCGAAGAATGCTGGAGCAATACTTGATGTACCAATTTAGGGGCGAGGGACGCACCATTGAACGCTACCTTTCGGACACAGTTCTGAAAATGGGTCTGCTAGCTGACATCTGGACCTCTGTGTTGCGAGAGAGCATTTTCCTGCTGCACAGCGTCAAACTGATACTCTCGCCACCAGCAGAACATCCCTACAAAGCTCTATTTGACAGTTTTGCCGAAGGTTTAGATGCTGATGTGGTCATGGAAAAACTTCTCGCGCAACTTGAGTGTCTCTTGGAAGAGTCACCGCCCACAATAAAAACTTTGGAAGACGAGTGGATTGCTTCAATGCTGTCGCGACGAATGATCTTGTGCCAATCATTCATGCTCCTGAAGAAGATAGCGCCAGTCAAAACTGTCGTTAAACTAATAAATCTATTTAAG gagaaaaaattcagTCAACAACTTACTAGCGAGGGACACAAAAGTCTTGCATCCTTAGTGAGCTTCAGCCAAACATGCCTTCTGATTCATTTGATCCTGCAGTTGCCAAAACTAGAAAACAC CGACTTGGTGAAAGAGAAGAGTGCCATAGCTCAGCTACGTGAGATTGTTTGCAGTCTTGAAAGCAAGAATGGAGGCCTTCTCAAACTTGCATACAACGCCTCCTTCTACACTGGCCCAGAAGACGATGCGATGGCGCTTGTCGTGTCTGCTTTCGAGGAAGaccaatttgaatatattcaCGCAATTTTGACTGCAATCAATGACACT GGAGATTCTGTAATGATCGCAAAGGTTTCACTCATGTTCTTTGAGCTGCTGGATGTGATGGTTGACCGATACTATGTCACTGGATTCAGCAACTTTCCCATGTTCTTCAGCACTTGTGCTTTGATATTGAGCCAACCTAACACCGGTGCCATTCTTTGGGGACAAGATGAATGCTCCCTGCGAGCCCTGTTCAGGCTCAGCCTGGATTACTTCCCACACCTGTCACAGCGAATCTTGCATCTACTGATTGCTTCAGCAAAAGCAGACAAACTTAACGAG ATGTTAAAGATAATCGCAGATGTGGACATGTACACTGAGGAGAAAAGTGTTAATAGCATTAGCGTTCTCTTGGGCCAAGACAATGATGTAAGCCTAGTGGACGACATGTCCGTCATGGATAGTCTGCTCACTATTCCAGCTGGAACGCAAGGCGTAATTTCGCACCAAAACTCTCCCCATCCGCTGGTTCACTGGAGCATCAGATACAATTTTTGGGACGCTCTCTACAACCAATTGATCAAGATTAATGCAGAG CTTCGCCGCAACCAAAGTTTCAATCTTGAGAAGGCGCTTCTCATTCTGAAATGCATCCACTCTGTTCTGGAAGCAGGAATACTTGATGACTATAACATGACTAATACTATTCACGAGTCGTTTCTCCTCATAGAAAT TGCGTGCCAAATGAGCGTTCCCCCAGCTGAACTACTGGCCCAGGGCTTAGAGATTTTGCGAGCGCTGATGCACGCACACAAGAGCCGTGTTTGCGAGATGGCTGCTCAAACGCGACTGGTGCCTTGTTGGTTGGGTCCTGGGCCGCCATCACTTCTCGGCCAGGTTGAGTATGGCGTCTGGCAGCATCTGCTCCTTGGACTGCACATAACGCCGGCCATGAGCTCCTTGCTTAAGGCTTACCTGCGGTTTTTGATTGTACTTGCTGAG aGCGATTCTTCTGATGCATCATGCGAGAGTGTTTTGGCAGCAGGATTCCTGGTTGtcactcaaaatattttcccaggaCACACCGAGTGGTTGTATCCGAGACTGAGAGATGAAGAGACGATTGGTGTGCTTTGTCTGCAGTTCACCCAAGCGCTTATCAACAAGGGAGAAAA TTGGGAAAAACTAGTTGTTGAGTGCCTTCTGAAGACTAAAGCAAGCATGACGCTGATGCAGCTTGCAGCCTCGGGCGAGGATCACATTGAAAACATACTAGTAAGAGAGTCTTCTTTCTACTCAACAAGATCAAGAAGACTGCTGCTCAAGATCAGACTGAGTCTTTCTCTACTGAACCAAGCACTGCTGAAAAGACACATAGTTCTg GGTGAATGTAGCAGGGACTGTATCCTGCTCCAGCAATTGAGTAGCAGTCACCAGGTTGAGTCTGACAACTTTTACTTCCGTCTGAGCCTCTACCTGCAGTCACGCCTGCATCCTTACCTGCCCACGCTGGCGGTCAAAGTCCTGCAGCAGGTGTTTGAAGTGTTGCCAGTGTCGCTTAGGTTTTACCTTCGAATGGATGACACTCTGATCCGCAACACGCTTGAGATGCACCTCCTTGCCCACGACTCATTTCCTCCCCTCAGGGCAGCTCTCCTCGACCTACTCACCAATTGTGTCAGGACAAGCACCCAATCCGCATTGTTGGTCCTTATGTTCACTGAACGAAGCAAAGaaaag GAGGTGCAAGCGCTCCCACCTGAAGGAGCCAAGTCGGACACTCTGGACTTCATTTTAAGCACTTTGCAAGAGGCCAAAGAAGACCCAACTACAGTTCACAGCGAAGTTTACAAGGCAGCAGTTGACTTTTGCGAGGCGTGCTGGGTTGCACCGGTTTTGTATGTCCTCAAAAGCATTGTGAGCAGCAAAAACTTCTGGGAAGTCTTCACCACTCCTCTACTGAAATACGAAAT CAACGAAGAGCAATTTCTCCAACTGCTGAGGGTTCTCTACATAGAAATTGTTCGACCAAAGTTTCCACCTGAAGAGCTGGACAAGGCACTGAAGAATTTTGCCCAGAATCGCCTGCTTCAGTGGAATACT TTCGTCATGGAAAAGTTGAAAGATATTGGTGACGAGAGCGACGCGAAAATCGACTCTTTGTGCAGAGTTTGGAGCAACTTAATAGTCGCACTCTTAAAGAAAAGGAAGACTTTGCTTGACGACCACTGCATTTGTGAGCTGACTGAAGCGCACCTCGACTTACTCATCCACAGTCTCTCTGAGGTTGGGGATATTCCTCACGCAGTGATTTCAACCCAAGTTCTCCTCCACTTGGTCACCTCTTCCTCAAG TTTCAAAGACTTGGGCGATAGTTTTACTGAGAAAGTGGTCAAACTTGCTGAACTGGTGGGCAGACGGTACTCTTACATGAAACCAGCTACCAGAACTACGCTCCTGTCCATTCTGGTGAAGAGTCTTACATGTGAAGCGTTTAGTGCTCAGCAAG CCAATCGGTCTGGATTTGACAGTCACGTGTGTGACATTGTCAGCAAGGAGAGTATGGAAGGTCGTCGCTTGGGGCTGCACAAGGGCGGCGAAACCATGGCTTACGTCTTAGTCTTGCGTCTGCTTCAAGTTTCTGGCGATAAGCTGTTCAATTTTGGCTCCGAAATGATGTTCTCCTGCTTGGTGAAGGATGCTGTTTCATTGATTAGG GAGAGGAAAAGCGCATTGTGCCCCGAAATCATTCTCAAGACCCTGGTACTGGCAGCTTCAACCCCATCGCTTTCTGCTAAGATTGGACCCGCTAACTTGAAGCTCATGTGGATGGCTTTGCTAGATCTCAAAGTTGAcatg GCTGGAAACAAAGATGCTGCCGAGTGGGATGTAGTTTATGAGCAGGGAGTGTACCTTGCTAGCGCCATGGTGGACACCAACCAGCAGTCATGCCGAGCAGAGGTGGCCACCTTCCTGGTGGACCACAGGGCTCACTTAATTTCCCGGCTGGTGTCAATGCGAAGCAGCCAGGATCGCAAGACTCTGATGATCATCTCCCAAATCGTCCACTTGCTGGCTTCTCTGTCTGCACAGCTCTGCCGCCACCAGCACGCTCTCCAAACATATGTG ATGGGAGTGCTTGCCTGTTTGAACCTGGTCTTGACATTCATGGTGCGACCAAAGGCTCCTTTGGAATCGGGATCCAAGGCAtctatgcaacccgcgcaaCCCTGGAAATCTGTCAATGAGAAGAGTAATTT GCTCATGTCTGTTGCGGAAGGATGTGTACAGTTTCTTCTAACGGTGTGCCAGCCATCAGGCCAGTTGTCTCGCCGAACTCTCTTTGCAGACTGGAGACAGTGCCGGCTGGTGTTAATTGATGACGGCATGGATCATTTCACTCAAAATACTGTGACTGGTCATTCATTCACTTTTAGCAATATGTTCAATCTGGCAACAAACTGCTTGCTTTTTGTGGACCAACTAAGG ACTTACTCACGAAGCCAGTGGTACAATGAGCCAGATCTTGCCCTGGCGGATGAAGCTGTCACACTCAGGGTCATGAAAATTTGCATCGACCTGCTTCTGCAGCAGGctagagtgaaaattttgcagcaacCCGACTGCATCACTTTCAGAACAAACTTCAAACATGACAtg gaaaacGTCATCGAAATgataaagatgaaaatttttaacaaaaacgaAGTAAGAAATGTGCGTCGGGATAAGACTCTTTCGAACAGAGCCTTGCTCAACCTGTCTGCAGATTCTTCCCGTCTAGTGGCCAGataa
- the mRpS25 gene encoding small ribosomal subunit protein mS25, which yields MPFMKGIAPIRRTVQYLQSGKLSLKDRVQVFSVHYNRLGENHQGARDFVFWNLPQVQYQNPQVQVVTFKNMTPTPFIRCYLDSGDDVLIDVDNKSKEEIESHLKLVICKSDELLAKEAIAQEKKDNEANFGYGCQRHCICEMPGQVPCSAVCPLPNHMRGKLRFATD from the exons ATGCCTTTCATGAAAGGAATCGCTCCAATCAGGAGAACTGTGCAATATCTGCAGTCTGGAAAGTTATCTTTGAAAGACAGGGTCCAGGTTTTTTCTGTTCATTACAACAGATTAGGAGAAAATCACCAGGGTGCAAG GGATTTCGTTTTCTGGAATTTGCCTCAAGTTCAGTATCAAAATCCTCAAGTCCAAGTTGTTACGTTCAAGAACATGACACCAACTCCCTTCATCCGTTGTTATTTAG ATAGTGGAGATGATGTTTTGATAGATGTAGATAACAAATCAAAAGAAGAGATCGAGAGCCACCTTAAATTAGTCATTTGTAAATCAGA tGAGCTTCTTGCAAAAGAGGCCATCGCACAAGAGAAGAAGGACAATGAAGCTAACTTTGGCTACGGCTGTCAACGACACTGCATTTGCGAAATGCCAGGGCAGGTTCCTTGCTCGGCGGTTTGTCCACTACCGAATCACATGCGGGGGAAGCTGAGATTTGCCACAGATTAA